One Brachyspira pilosicoli P43/6/78 genomic window carries:
- a CDS encoding HPr family phosphocarrier protein — MTLTNVVTIKSKNGMHLRPAGVLSQIASKIEYSDLGIFLLYNGVRADAKSVFNIMGLGAFCDAKLILEIEYEEGMEEAAQNAEKELLYFFEEGYINAEVPEEEE; from the coding sequence ATGACATTAACTAATGTAGTAACAATAAAAAGCAAAAATGGTATGCATTTAAGACCTGCTGGAGTATTATCTCAAATAGCAAGTAAAATAGAATATTCCGATTTAGGCATATTTTTGCTTTATAATGGCGTAAGAGCAGATGCAAAAAGTGTATTTAATATTATGGGATTAGGTGCTTTTTGCGATGCTAAATTAATACTTGAAATTGAATATGAAGAAGGAATGGAAGAAGCAGCTCAAAATGCTGAAAAAGAACTTTTGTATTTCTTTGAAGAAGGCTATATTAATGCAGAAGTTCCTGAAGAAGAAGAGTAA